GCTATAAGAATACAAAGCGGGTCTTGAAAAGGATCCGCTTTTTTTGAATAAAACTAAAACTAGACAATTAAATTATTTCTATATATGAATTATCGACTATTCAATGTACATTTTTCACATGAATCACACCACCTCAACATCGATTAAGTTTTCAATATATCAGCGTCTTGATATGTATTAAGCACATAGGCAGAACAATCTGTATCATTTTAGAAAGAAATAGGTGTAAACTATCCTTTTTTATATTGACTTACTTTTGTATGTAAGGTAATGATATTGAAAATCGTTATCATAGAAATACTGTGTACAGATTTTGGAAAGGAATTATAGGCTTTTGATATGTCAGAATTTTATTTGACTTCAAGATTGTAATCTTACCATTATGTTATTTTTTGGAGAGTGTAATGGAAATATCCATGAGAAGTATGAAGAAAGATCAGAAGGGGCGCATTACAAGTGTCCAGTGCGAAGGGGAACTGCGTCAGCGTATTAATGATATGGGGCTGACTCCCGGGGCAGAAATCAAGATCGTAGGTAGGGCTCCTCTGAAGGACCCTGTGGCTCTTAAAGTCAGAGGTTTTACAGTTAGTCTTCGTAACAACGAAGCTGACCATATCACAGTAGAAGTTGAGGATTAATTATGAAAAATATTGCGATTGCCGGAAACCCTAACTGTGGGAAAACCTCTCTGTTTAACAATATTACCGGGGCTAACTACCACGTTGCGAACTATCCCGGTGTTACCGTTGAAAAGAAAGAAGCATCTGTCAAGCACAACGGGTCAGTTTTTAATATCGTTGACCTTCCCGGAACATATAGCCTCAGTCCTTATTCTCTTGAGGAGGTTGTTGCCAGAGACTATGTTGTTAATGAAAAACCAGAGGTTGTGGTGGATGTTCTGGATGCATCAAACCTGGAACGTAACCTGTATATGTTTGTCCAGTTTATGGAACTGGAAGTGCCTGTTGTCTTAGCGCTCAATATGGTGGATGTTGCAAAGAAACGTAATATCCATATTGACGTTGATCTTCTTGCTAAGAAGCTGGGTGCTCCGGTTGTTGAGACAGTGGCAAGAGAAAATAAAGGTACTGGACTACTCCTTGACAGAATTGACGATTTTATCAACAGTGGCAAACCTAAACCGGATTTCAAAATATCTTATGGTCAGGATATAGACTCCACTCTTGATAAAATGACTCCTATAGTAGAGAAAAACGATTTTCTGACAGATAAATACCCTGCCAGATGGGTTGCTCTTAAATATCTTGAGAATGATGAACAGGTGCATGCTCAGGGTGCCTTGAATATGGAAGTGCACAAAAAACTGCTCGACATTACAGATGAACTTAATAACCATCTGCGTTCTACACTTAAAGTCACTGCGGAAAACCTCATTGCTGATTATAGGTATGGATTTATTAACTCAATACTTAAAGGGGTTGTGGTTGCAGAAGAGTCAAATATGGACAGGCTCTTTCTGAGTGATAAGATTGATAAGGTTTTGACAAACAGATTGTTCGGACCTCTTCTGATGATTGCTTTTCTTTACGGGATATATGAAGTTACATTCTGGGCAAGTGAATTTCCTGTCGGCTGGCTTGAGACAGCTTTCGGCTGGCTTTCCGGCATCGTTGATGCCGGACTCAATGACGGGCTTCTTAAATCTCTGATAATATCAGGTATTATAGATGGTGTCGGTGGGGTACTTGGTTTTGCACCGCTTATCCTGTTTATGTTCTTTGCAATAGCAATTCTTGAAGATTCAGGTTACATGGCTCGTACAGCTTATATGCTTGATAGAGTTTTCCGTTTCTTCGGTCTTCAGGGTAATTCTGTCGTTGCTTATATAGTTTCAGGTGGTATCGCTGGCGGATGTGCTGTCCCTGGTGTTATGGCTGCCAGAACTATCAAGGGTGAAAAAGAACGTCTTATCACTATCCTGACTGCTCCTTTTATGCCCTGTGGTGCAAAACTTCCTATATATGCACTTATTATTGCAGCTTTTTTTCAGGAACACAGAAGTACAATAATGCTTGGTATTACGCTTATAAGCTGGCTTCTCGCTCTTATTGTTGCACGCATACTGGGCGCTTTTGTCCTTAAAGAGCATTCATCTGCTTTCGTTATGGAACTCCCTCCATACAGAATGCCTACGCTTAAAGGACTCATTATCCACGCATGGGAGAGATGCTGGATGTACATAAGAAAAGCTGGTACCGTTATCCTCGCTATATCCATTCTTCTCTGGGTCCTTATGACTTTCCCAGGGCTTAACGCAGAAGAAGAGCAGGCTTTTGAATCTCAGATCGCTGCGGTTGAGCAAAACTACACTAAAGATGTTCTGCTTGAAGCCGGCAGTGATGCTGAAGAAGTTTCAGAGCCAGCTTCAGAACTTCGCGATAAACTTGCAACAATTGATGCTGAGATGGCAGCGATGAATATCAAAGAGTCTGTAGCTGGTAAAATAGGTATTGCTCTTGAATCTGTTACAAAATATGCAGGTTTTGACTGGAAAACAAATATCGCTCTTGTTGGTGGTATTGCAGCTAAAGAAGTTGTTGTATCAGCTCTTGGTACTGCATACTCACTTGGCGAAGTAGACATAGAGGACTCTGTGCCTCTCGCAGAAAGTCTGATCAGTAAGTCGGGCTGGACAATGGCTAATGCTTTGTCACTGCTTACTTTTATACTGCTCTATTCCCCTTGTTTCGTAACAGTGGTTGCCATTGCAAAAGAGACTGGTTCGTGGAAATGGGCAAGCTTTACAGTTGTTGGTTATACATTGGTTGCATTCCTTGCATCTAT
This window of the Denitrovibrio acetiphilus DSM 12809 genome carries:
- the feoB gene encoding ferrous iron transport protein B, giving the protein MKNIAIAGNPNCGKTSLFNNITGANYHVANYPGVTVEKKEASVKHNGSVFNIVDLPGTYSLSPYSLEEVVARDYVVNEKPEVVVDVLDASNLERNLYMFVQFMELEVPVVLALNMVDVAKKRNIHIDVDLLAKKLGAPVVETVARENKGTGLLLDRIDDFINSGKPKPDFKISYGQDIDSTLDKMTPIVEKNDFLTDKYPARWVALKYLENDEQVHAQGALNMEVHKKLLDITDELNNHLRSTLKVTAENLIADYRYGFINSILKGVVVAEESNMDRLFLSDKIDKVLTNRLFGPLLMIAFLYGIYEVTFWASEFPVGWLETAFGWLSGIVDAGLNDGLLKSLIISGIIDGVGGVLGFAPLILFMFFAIAILEDSGYMARTAYMLDRVFRFFGLQGNSVVAYIVSGGIAGGCAVPGVMAARTIKGEKERLITILTAPFMPCGAKLPIYALIIAAFFQEHRSTIMLGITLISWLLALIVARILGAFVLKEHSSAFVMELPPYRMPTLKGLIIHAWERCWMYIRKAGTVILAISILLWVLMTFPGLNAEEEQAFESQIAAVEQNYTKDVLLEAGSDAEEVSEPASELRDKLATIDAEMAAMNIKESVAGKIGIALESVTKYAGFDWKTNIALVGGIAAKEVVVSALGTAYSLGEVDIEDSVPLAESLISKSGWTMANALSLLTFILLYSPCFVTVVAIAKETGSWKWASFTVVGYTLVAFLASIAVYQIIA
- a CDS encoding FeoA family protein, encoding MEISMRSMKKDQKGRITSVQCEGELRQRINDMGLTPGAEIKIVGRAPLKDPVALKVRGFTVSLRNNEADHITVEVED